The following are encoded in a window of Arthrobacter sp. OAP107 genomic DNA:
- a CDS encoding ABC transporter permease — MSTSVEELTRPGVGGGLTEVFRTRFLLHLLVRKELKVRYRGSVLGLMWSYVKPGMQFLVFYIALGVFLGLENSPRNPDGLPNYAIYLFSGIVLINFFSEALGNASRSIVNNGGLIKKIYLPRELFPVASVWVSAVHFFPQLVILVVACLFAGWHPSFLQLAAAAGGFVVVALLATGLGLLFGAVNVYFRDSENFVDMLLMVATWASPVMYAWTMVVDKLGQFWFGVYQLNPITVGVEAFHFAFWVPTTDGSFELPPNLLSVWLPYALLVSGALLLLGQITFRRLEGRFAQEL; from the coding sequence ATGAGCACCAGCGTCGAGGAGCTTACCCGGCCAGGTGTTGGCGGGGGATTGACGGAGGTATTTCGCACCCGCTTTCTGCTGCATCTGCTGGTCCGCAAGGAACTTAAAGTAAGGTACCGGGGTTCCGTACTCGGGCTGATGTGGTCCTATGTCAAGCCGGGGATGCAGTTCCTGGTGTTCTACATCGCCCTTGGCGTATTTCTCGGATTGGAAAACAGCCCCCGTAATCCGGACGGCCTGCCGAACTACGCAATTTATCTGTTCTCCGGCATTGTGCTGATCAATTTCTTTTCCGAGGCGCTTGGCAATGCGTCGCGGTCCATCGTCAATAACGGAGGATTGATCAAGAAGATTTATCTTCCGAGGGAACTTTTCCCGGTTGCCTCTGTGTGGGTCTCGGCAGTGCACTTTTTTCCGCAGTTGGTCATCCTGGTGGTGGCCTGTCTTTTCGCAGGATGGCATCCGTCCTTCCTGCAGTTGGCGGCCGCCGCCGGCGGGTTTGTCGTAGTAGCGCTGCTGGCCACCGGGCTGGGATTGCTTTTCGGAGCCGTGAATGTCTATTTCCGGGACTCCGAAAACTTTGTGGACATGCTGCTCATGGTCGCCACATGGGCGTCACCCGTCATGTACGCCTGGACCATGGTGGTCGATAAGCTCGGCCAGTTCTGGTTCGGCGTGTACCAGCTGAACCCCATCACGGTGGGGGTAGAGGCGTTTCATTTTGCCTTTTGGGTGCCGACGACTGATGGCAGCTTCGAATTGCCACCGAACCTTCTGTCAGTGTGGTTGCCTTACGCGTTGCTGGTTTCGGGGGCCTTGCTGCTTCTAGGCCAGATAACATTTCGCCGGCTTGAGGGCCGCTTCGCTCAGGAGCTTTGA
- a CDS encoding glycosyltransferase translates to MDTVPLYIDTGNATGKQLPTSNIEAGGKVRTPSGGTLNKEVHVEDFLTRHSTSVRPGERVSFGTYFNAFPASYWRRWTNLKSVRLSVATRGMGSVIVYKSNARGALQRVDSRNVDGVTTNTFDLSLAPFGDGGWYWFDLVAGSKELVLTEANWLGEGEEHTPGSITLEITTLNKVDFCINNLRILAEAPDALQHVKELIIVDQGTQKVADAAGFAEVAAALEGKLRIINQDNLGGSGGFARGMYEAVNNGSDYALLMDDDVVVEPESITRLLTFADMCKTPTIVGGHMFDLYNRTVLHTFGEIVNPYRFQPDLPSEDMTLGHDFLSSNLRESSWLHRRCDVDYNGWWMCLIPTKIIREIGLALPVFIKWDDAEYGLRAKKHGYPTVSFPGAAVWHVSWIDKDDLVGWQAYFHARNRFIAALIHSPYEFGGRVVRESQYADIKHLVSMQYATAEGRNMALRDLLRGPNGLHDLLPSKLPEIRNMMKQYPDSVISPDPDSYPAPKLDKPPKHGHGVRQPSKLGLIPLAAKTVVRQLVQPVAPSSVDRPQANIAHQDNRWWRMSQYDSAVVSNAEGTGASWYKRNPQQLRKMLAESARLHAMLLRDWQKLSAEYKEASKEICSFEAWKKTFDRHSENEQ, encoded by the coding sequence ATGGATACCGTGCCCCTGTACATCGACACGGGCAACGCGACCGGCAAACAACTGCCGACGTCAAATATCGAAGCCGGCGGCAAGGTTAGGACGCCTTCGGGTGGAACACTGAACAAGGAAGTCCACGTCGAGGACTTCCTCACACGGCACTCCACGTCGGTTCGGCCGGGCGAGCGCGTTTCCTTCGGCACCTACTTCAATGCCTTCCCCGCCAGCTACTGGCGGCGCTGGACTAACTTGAAGAGCGTGCGGCTGTCGGTTGCCACGCGGGGAATGGGCTCGGTGATCGTCTACAAGTCCAATGCCCGAGGGGCGCTGCAGCGCGTGGATTCCCGCAATGTTGACGGGGTCACCACAAACACGTTTGATCTGTCGCTGGCGCCGTTCGGTGACGGTGGCTGGTATTGGTTTGATCTCGTCGCCGGTTCAAAGGAACTGGTCCTCACCGAAGCCAATTGGCTCGGCGAGGGGGAGGAGCACACTCCGGGCTCGATCACGCTCGAGATCACGACGCTCAACAAGGTTGATTTCTGCATCAACAACCTGCGGATCCTCGCGGAGGCGCCGGACGCTTTGCAGCACGTCAAGGAACTGATCATCGTCGACCAGGGCACGCAGAAGGTCGCTGATGCGGCCGGTTTTGCTGAGGTCGCCGCGGCCCTCGAGGGCAAACTGCGGATCATCAACCAGGACAACCTCGGTGGATCCGGCGGCTTTGCGAGGGGCATGTACGAAGCCGTGAATAATGGAAGCGATTACGCGCTGCTCATGGATGACGACGTCGTCGTCGAGCCGGAAAGCATTACCCGCCTCCTGACTTTTGCTGACATGTGCAAGACCCCGACAATTGTCGGCGGCCACATGTTCGACCTTTACAACCGGACCGTCTTGCACACGTTCGGCGAGATCGTCAATCCCTACCGCTTCCAGCCGGATCTGCCGAGCGAGGACATGACGCTGGGACATGACTTCCTCTCCTCCAACCTGCGCGAATCCTCTTGGCTGCACCGGCGGTGCGACGTGGATTACAACGGCTGGTGGATGTGCCTCATACCAACCAAGATCATCCGGGAAATCGGGCTTGCCCTGCCTGTCTTCATCAAGTGGGACGACGCCGAATATGGGCTGCGTGCCAAGAAACATGGGTACCCGACGGTGTCCTTCCCTGGTGCTGCCGTTTGGCATGTGTCGTGGATCGACAAGGACGACCTCGTTGGCTGGCAGGCGTACTTCCACGCCCGCAACCGCTTTATCGCTGCCCTGATCCACAGCCCTTACGAGTTCGGCGGACGTGTGGTGAGGGAGTCCCAGTACGCCGACATCAAACATCTGGTGTCCATGCAGTATGCCACCGCCGAGGGTCGCAACATGGCACTGCGTGACCTGCTGCGCGGCCCAAACGGGCTTCATGACCTGCTTCCGAGCAAGCTGCCTGAGATCCGGAACATGATGAAGCAGTACCCTGACTCGGTCATATCGCCCGACCCGGACTCCTACCCGGCCCCCAAGCTGGACAAGCCTCCGAAGCACGGGCACGGCGTTCGCCAGCCATCGAAGCTTGGACTGATTCCCCTGGCGGCGAAAACCGTGGTACGGCAGCTGGTGCAGCCGGTGGCGCCATCCAGCGTCGACCGGCCGCAGGCCAACATCGCCCATCAGGACAACCGCTGGTGGCGGATGTCGCAGTACGACTCTGCTGTCGTGTCCAATGCCGAAGGCACCGGCGCGTCCTGGTACAAACGCAATCCGCAGCAGCTGCGCAAGATGCTGGCCGAGAGTGCCCGGCTGCATGCCATGCTCCTAAGGGACTGGCAGAAGCTGAGTGCCGAATACAAAGAAGCCTCGAAGGAGATTTGCTCCTTTGAAGCGTGGAAGAAGACGTTTGACCGTCACAGCGAAAACGAACAATGA
- the glf gene encoding UDP-galactopyranose mutase, whose amino-acid sequence MTADLVIVGSGFFGLTIAEQAASELGLKVVVLDRRHHIGGNAYSEKEEQTGIEVHRYGAHLFHTSNERVWEYVNRFTTFTDYVHKVYGVHGGEVFSLPINLATINQFFRANLTPGEAKALIQEQAGELAGTDPQNLNDKGIQLIGRPLYEAFIKHYTGKQWQTDPKDLPAGIISRLPVRYNYDNRYFNDKYEGLPTNGYTAWIEKMAEHPNIDVRLNTDFFDDSHEYSKEKVVGRIPVIYTGPVDRYFDYAEGDLSWRTIDFEEEVLEVGDFQGTSVVNYNDDDVAYTRIIEPRHFHPERDYQTEKTVIMREFSRFAEKGDEPYYPINTAADRERLLKYRDLAAVQPNVLFGGRLGTYKYLDMHMAIGSALTMFDNKIRPHFEDGKTLVSGGVDE is encoded by the coding sequence GTGACTGCTGACCTCGTCATCGTAGGATCAGGTTTTTTTGGCCTGACGATCGCAGAACAGGCCGCCAGTGAGCTGGGCTTGAAGGTGGTCGTCCTCGACCGCCGCCACCACATCGGGGGCAATGCCTACAGCGAGAAGGAAGAGCAGACCGGGATCGAGGTTCACCGCTACGGTGCGCACCTTTTCCACACGTCGAACGAACGTGTCTGGGAGTACGTCAACCGCTTCACTACCTTTACAGACTACGTGCACAAGGTCTACGGCGTGCATGGCGGGGAGGTTTTCTCCCTGCCAATCAACCTGGCAACCATCAATCAGTTCTTCCGAGCCAACCTGACGCCAGGAGAGGCCAAGGCGCTAATTCAGGAGCAGGCCGGAGAGCTCGCCGGGACCGATCCCCAGAACCTCAACGACAAGGGCATCCAGTTGATCGGCCGCCCGCTTTACGAAGCGTTCATCAAGCACTACACGGGCAAGCAGTGGCAGACCGACCCGAAAGACCTGCCCGCAGGAATCATTTCCCGGCTTCCGGTGCGCTACAACTACGACAACCGGTACTTCAACGACAAGTACGAGGGCCTCCCGACCAACGGCTACACTGCATGGATCGAGAAGATGGCCGAGCACCCCAATATCGATGTGCGCCTCAACACGGATTTCTTTGACGACTCACACGAATACAGCAAGGAAAAGGTTGTCGGAAGGATTCCGGTGATCTACACAGGTCCAGTTGACCGCTACTTCGACTACGCGGAGGGTGACCTTTCTTGGCGCACCATCGATTTCGAAGAAGAAGTCCTCGAGGTCGGTGACTTCCAGGGCACTTCAGTTGTGAACTACAACGACGACGACGTCGCGTACACGCGCATCATTGAACCAAGGCATTTCCACCCAGAGCGCGATTATCAGACGGAAAAGACCGTCATCATGCGGGAGTTCTCCCGGTTCGCTGAGAAGGGGGACGAGCCGTACTACCCCATCAATACGGCAGCGGATCGCGAACGTCTCCTGAAGTACCGGGATCTGGCAGCTGTACAGCCGAACGTTCTTTTCGGAGGACGGCTGGGAACGTACAAGTACCTTGACATGCACATGGCCATCGGATCGGCCCTGACGATGTTCGACAACAAGATTCGTCCTCATTTCGAGGACGGGAAGACGTTAGTAAGCGGAGGAGTCGACGAGTGA